A window of the Haloarcula litorea genome harbors these coding sequences:
- a CDS encoding Rieske (2Fe-2S) protein: protein MATEDAYEELVSLDALADEGPLVERVGGHTVALFHHEGQVYAVDNRCPHMGFPLSKGTVDDGLLTCHWHHARFELARGDTLDPWADDVQTFPTEVRDGTVYVDPDPEPDVSPATHWRNRLADSLQENIDLVAAKAVINLDDLGEGFATPLATAVDFGTTYRADGWGRGLTTLGAMANLYDDVAHDERLRAMYVGVTEVADNCAGEPPRFDQYELSNDALSKDRLKSWFRETCEVRDSDGAERCLRTAAAVLPPEDVVEILLAAATDHLYLNASHTLDFVNKAVETLDHVGWDKAEDVLASLVESFTDAARAEERSEWRQPVDVATLCFDAHEALPDLVAAGEGRDWERPDGFVETLLSDDPEAIVDTMQEAVREGATAEQLARAVALAATRRVAQFATSNEFADWNTVHHTFSYANAAHALAARTDAVDAYRPCFDGAMSVYLDRFLNTPAAPLPDPGDSDRDPETIRGDLLAAFDEQGRVDEAGALVSEHFDAGGDVADLKRTLGEGLLREDAGFHELQNVEAAFRQHEFGTTDAERRLPLIATARYLAAHFPTRRAREQTFTIAHRLFRGEQIHGEA from the coding sequence ATGGCGACAGAGGACGCCTACGAGGAACTCGTCTCGCTCGACGCGCTCGCCGACGAGGGACCGCTGGTCGAACGGGTCGGCGGTCACACCGTCGCGCTGTTCCACCACGAGGGACAGGTGTACGCCGTCGACAACCGCTGTCCGCACATGGGATTCCCGCTCTCGAAGGGGACCGTCGACGACGGGCTGTTGACCTGTCACTGGCACCACGCGCGGTTCGAACTGGCCCGTGGCGACACGCTGGACCCGTGGGCCGACGACGTCCAGACGTTCCCCACCGAGGTCAGGGACGGGACGGTCTACGTCGATCCCGACCCCGAGCCCGACGTGTCGCCGGCGACCCACTGGCGGAACCGCCTGGCCGACTCGCTGCAGGAGAACATCGACCTCGTGGCCGCGAAGGCGGTCATCAACCTCGACGACCTCGGCGAGGGGTTCGCGACGCCGCTGGCGACGGCCGTCGACTTCGGGACGACCTACCGCGCGGACGGCTGGGGCCGCGGCCTGACGACGCTGGGCGCGATGGCGAACCTCTACGACGACGTGGCCCACGACGAGAGACTGCGGGCGATGTACGTCGGCGTCACCGAGGTCGCGGACAACTGCGCCGGCGAGCCGCCCCGGTTCGACCAGTACGAACTCAGCAACGACGCCCTCTCGAAGGACCGGCTGAAGTCGTGGTTCCGCGAGACCTGCGAGGTCCGGGACAGCGACGGGGCCGAGCGGTGTCTGCGGACGGCGGCGGCCGTCCTGCCGCCCGAGGACGTGGTCGAGATCCTGCTGGCCGCCGCCACCGACCACCTCTACCTGAACGCCAGCCACACGCTGGACTTCGTCAACAAGGCCGTCGAGACCCTCGACCACGTCGGCTGGGACAAGGCCGAGGACGTGCTCGCGTCGCTGGTCGAGTCCTTTACCGACGCCGCTCGCGCCGAGGAGCGCTCGGAGTGGCGACAGCCCGTCGACGTGGCGACGCTGTGTTTCGACGCCCACGAGGCCCTGCCGGACCTGGTCGCCGCCGGCGAGGGCCGCGACTGGGAGCGCCCCGACGGCTTCGTCGAGACGCTGCTGTCGGACGACCCCGAGGCCATCGTCGACACGATGCAGGAGGCCGTCCGCGAGGGCGCGACGGCCGAACAGCTCGCCCGCGCCGTCGCGCTGGCTGCGACCCGGCGGGTCGCCCAGTTCGCCACCAGCAACGAGTTCGCCGACTGGAACACGGTCCACCACACGTTCAGCTACGCCAACGCCGCCCACGCGCTGGCCGCCCGGACCGACGCCGTCGACGCGTACAGGCCCTGTTTCGACGGCGCGATGTCGGTCTACCTCGACCGCTTCCTCAACACGCCCGCCGCGCCGCTGCCCGACCCCGGGGACTCGGACCGCGACCCCGAGACGATCCGCGGGGACCTGCTCGCGGCCTTCGACGAGCAGGGCCGCGTCGACGAGGCGGGCGCGCTCGTCAGCGAGCACTTCGACGCCGGCGGCGACGTCGCCGACCTGAAGCGGACCCTGGGCGAGGGACTGCTCCGCGAGGACGCCGGTTTCCACGAACTCCAGAACGTCGAGGCCGCGTTCCGCCAGCACGAGTTCGGCACGACCGACGCCGAGCGCCGCCTCCCGCTGATCGCGACCGCTCGCTACCTCGCGGCGCACTTCCCGACCCGGCGCGCCCGCGAGCAGACGTTCACCATCGCCCACCGGCTGTTCCGCGGCGAGCAGATCCACGGCGAGGCGTAG
- the dnaK gene encoding molecular chaperone DnaK: MTSNKILGIDLGTTNSAFAVMEGGDPEIIVNAEGERTTPSVVAFDDGERLVGKPAKNQAVKNPDQTIQSIKRHMGEDDYSVELDGEEYTPEQVSAMILQKIKRDAEEYLGDEIEKAVITVPAYFNDRQRQATKDAGEIAGFEVERIVNEPTAAAMAYGLDDESDQTVLVYDLGGGTFDVSILDLGGGVYEVVATNGDNDLGGDDWDQAIIDYLADEFEAEHGVDLREDRQALQRLTEAAEEAKVELSSRKETRVNLPFIATTDDGPLDLEQKITRAKFESLTEDLIERTVGPTEQALEDAGYDKGDIDEVLLVGGSTRMPQVQEKVEEMTGQEPKKNVNPDEAVALGAAIQGGVLSGDVDDIVLLDVTPLSLGVEVKGGLFERLIEKNTTIPTEESKIFTTAQDNQTQVQIRVFQGEREIAEENELLGAFSLQGIPPAPAGTPQIEVTFNIDENGIVNVEAEDQGSGNKEDITIEGGAGLSDEQIEEMQEEAEQHAEEDEQRRERIEARNEAEASVRRAETLLEENEEEIDDDLRETIEGKIEDVEEVLEDEDAEKEDYEQVTEELSEELQEIGKQMYQEQAQQAAGGAGGAAGAGPGGMGGAAGAGGAAGGAAGQGEEYVDADFEDVQEDDDEESSS; encoded by the coding sequence ATGACGAGCAACAAGATTCTGGGTATCGACCTCGGGACCACGAACAGCGCGTTCGCGGTCATGGAAGGTGGCGACCCGGAGATCATCGTCAACGCCGAGGGCGAACGGACGACGCCATCCGTCGTCGCGTTCGACGACGGCGAGCGACTCGTCGGCAAGCCCGCGAAGAACCAGGCCGTCAAGAACCCCGACCAGACGATCCAGTCCATCAAGCGCCACATGGGCGAGGACGACTACTCCGTCGAGCTCGACGGCGAGGAGTACACGCCCGAGCAGGTCTCGGCGATGATCCTCCAGAAGATCAAGCGGGACGCCGAGGAGTACCTCGGCGACGAGATCGAGAAGGCCGTCATCACCGTCCCCGCGTACTTCAACGACCGCCAGCGCCAGGCGACCAAGGACGCCGGCGAGATCGCCGGCTTCGAGGTCGAGCGCATCGTCAACGAGCCGACGGCCGCCGCGATGGCCTACGGGCTGGACGACGAGTCCGACCAGACCGTCCTCGTCTACGACCTCGGCGGGGGGACCTTCGACGTCTCCATCCTCGACCTGGGCGGGGGCGTCTACGAGGTCGTCGCCACCAACGGGGACAACGACCTCGGGGGCGACGACTGGGACCAGGCCATCATCGACTACCTCGCCGACGAGTTCGAGGCCGAACACGGCGTCGACCTCCGCGAGGACCGCCAGGCCCTCCAGCGCCTGACCGAGGCCGCCGAGGAGGCGAAGGTCGAGCTCTCCAGCCGGAAGGAGACCCGCGTCAACCTCCCGTTCATCGCGACGACCGACGACGGTCCCCTCGACCTCGAACAGAAGATCACCCGCGCGAAGTTCGAGTCCCTGACCGAGGACCTCATCGAGCGCACCGTCGGCCCGACCGAGCAGGCACTCGAAGACGCCGGCTACGACAAGGGCGACATCGACGAGGTGCTGCTGGTCGGCGGCTCCACCCGGATGCCCCAGGTCCAGGAGAAGGTCGAGGAGATGACCGGCCAGGAGCCCAAGAAGAACGTCAACCCCGACGAGGCCGTCGCGCTGGGCGCGGCCATCCAGGGCGGCGTCCTGAGCGGCGACGTCGACGACATCGTCCTGCTGGACGTGACGCCCCTGTCGCTGGGTGTCGAGGTCAAGGGCGGCCTGTTCGAGCGGCTCATCGAGAAGAACACCACCATCCCGACCGAGGAGTCCAAGATCTTCACGACCGCCCAGGACAACCAGACGCAGGTCCAGATCCGCGTCTTCCAGGGCGAGCGCGAGATCGCCGAGGAGAACGAACTGCTCGGGGCCTTCTCGCTGCAGGGCATCCCGCCGGCCCCCGCGGGCACCCCGCAGATCGAGGTGACGTTCAACATCGACGAGAACGGCATCGTCAACGTCGAGGCCGAGGACCAGGGCTCGGGCAACAAGGAGGACATCACCATCGAGGGCGGTGCCGGTCTCTCCGACGAGCAGATCGAAGAGATGCAGGAGGAGGCCGAGCAACACGCCGAGGAGGACGAGCAGCGCCGCGAGCGCATCGAGGCACGCAACGAGGCCGAGGCCTCGGTCCGCCGCGCGGAGACCCTGCTGGAGGAGAACGAGGAGGAGATCGACGACGACCTCCGCGAGACCATCGAGGGCAAGATCGAGGACGTCGAGGAAGTGCTGGAGGACGAGGACGCCGAGAAGGAGGACTACGAGCAGGTCACCGAGGAGCTCAGCGAGGAGCTCCAAGAGATCGGCAAGCAGATGTACCAGGAGCAGGCCCAGCAGGCCGCCGGCGGTGCCGGCGGCGCTGCGGGCGCTGGCCCCGGCGGGATGGGCGGTGCCGCCGGCGCTGGTGGTGCCGCTGGCGGCGCTGCCGGTCAGGGCGAGGAGTACGTCGACGCCGACTTCGAGGACGTTCAGGAAGACGACGACGAGGAGTCGTCTTCCTGA
- a CDS encoding nucleotide exchange factor GrpE yields the protein MTEQDAADDERGDAAEGEAVDVEEVPEGVDPDAVDLDDVAAAGTDLDDVEADPDDDLVERVAESDPEEIAREVAGLRTRTAGLEGQVRSLADELAEAEATAEELEEKLKRKQAEFQNYKKRMDERREQEKQRATEDLVTRLLDVRDNLQRALEQDEDAEIRSGVESTLRQLDDVLAAENVEVIEPASGDEVDPTQHQVLARVESDAEPGTIADVHRPGYEMADKVLREAQVTVSEE from the coding sequence ATGACCGAGCAGGACGCAGCCGACGACGAGCGCGGCGACGCGGCCGAGGGCGAGGCCGTCGACGTCGAGGAGGTCCCCGAGGGTGTCGACCCGGACGCCGTCGACCTCGACGACGTCGCAGCGGCGGGGACGGACCTCGACGACGTCGAGGCCGATCCGGACGACGACCTCGTCGAGCGGGTCGCCGAGTCCGACCCCGAGGAGATCGCCCGCGAGGTCGCCGGCCTGCGGACGCGGACCGCGGGTCTCGAAGGACAGGTCCGCTCGCTGGCGGACGAACTGGCCGAGGCGGAGGCGACCGCCGAGGAACTGGAGGAGAAGCTCAAGCGCAAGCAGGCGGAGTTCCAGAACTACAAGAAGCGGATGGACGAGCGCCGCGAGCAGGAGAAACAGCGCGCCACCGAGGACCTCGTCACCCGACTGCTGGACGTGCGGGACAACCTCCAGCGGGCCTTGGAACAGGACGAGGACGCCGAGATCCGCAGCGGCGTCGAGTCGACGCTGCGACAGCTGGACGACGTGCTGGCCGCGGAGAACGTCGAGGTCATCGAGCCCGCGAGCGGCGACGAGGTGGACCCGACCCAACACCAGGTGCTGGCCCGCGTCGAGAGCGACGCCGAGCCCGGCACCATCGCCGACGTCCACCGGCCCGGCTACGAGATGGCCGACAAGGTGCTGCGGGAGGCCCAGGTGACGGTCAGCGAGGAGTGA
- a CDS encoding YhjD/YihY/BrkB family envelope integrity protein, with translation MGGPDRPESLSAAGRRVVEAGRSVDVGLAAAALAYYGLVSLVPAVVLLATFATAVWGERVADSLLAVAGDSLSPSGERLLRQSITETTGRWRVSLGSALVLLWGLLRLFRGLDAAVGRVYGTESTVGGRFVDGVAAMVGVAGAVTVVLGARALALLTGTRLVGPAVVLSRVAVVALLLFPLYYALPNVETSARDALPGTVLAAGGWELLRVAFDLYLAVGGRTLGGLLGAVVLFVTWLFFGSALVVVGALVNAVVAGHR, from the coding sequence ATGGGAGGTCCGGATCGTCCCGAGTCGCTGTCGGCGGCGGGCCGTCGCGTCGTCGAGGCCGGGCGGTCCGTGGACGTCGGACTGGCGGCGGCCGCGCTCGCCTACTACGGCCTCGTCTCGCTGGTGCCGGCGGTGGTGCTCCTCGCCACGTTCGCGACGGCGGTCTGGGGCGAACGGGTGGCGGACTCGCTGCTCGCGGTCGCCGGCGACAGCCTCTCGCCCAGCGGCGAACGCCTCCTCCGGCAGTCGATCACGGAGACGACCGGGCGCTGGCGGGTCTCCCTGGGGAGCGCACTCGTCCTGCTGTGGGGGCTGTTGCGGCTGTTCCGGGGGCTGGACGCCGCCGTCGGTCGCGTCTACGGGACGGAGTCGACCGTGGGCGGACGGTTCGTCGACGGCGTCGCGGCGATGGTCGGCGTGGCCGGTGCCGTCACCGTCGTGCTCGGAGCGCGTGCGCTCGCGCTCCTGACCGGGACCCGACTCGTCGGGCCGGCGGTCGTGTTGAGCCGGGTCGCCGTCGTCGCGCTCCTGCTGTTCCCGCTGTACTACGCGCTGCCGAACGTCGAGACGTCCGCACGCGACGCGCTCCCGGGGACGGTCCTCGCGGCCGGCGGGTGGGAACTGCTCCGGGTCGCCTTCGACCTCTACCTCGCGGTCGGTGGGCGGACGCTCGGGGGGCTACTCGGGGCCGTCGTCCTGTTCGTCACGTGGCTGTTCTTCGGGAGCGCGCTGGTGGTCGTCGGCGCGTTGGTCAACGCCGTCGTCGCCGGCCACCGGTAG
- a CDS encoding HalOD1 output domain-containing protein — protein sequence MSTRLSGQPAITLLSVDGREEYYLRTAETVPLAVVVCLGVAHLSGRSPSELPPLGEVVDADALDRVFGGSGRGNPSVTFTYADHTVTVLSRQYCRIVPPTELPVAGDDGVDQRADDHQRAPEEQPRDEQDDGPE from the coding sequence ATGTCGACACGACTCTCCGGCCAGCCGGCGATCACGCTGCTCAGTGTCGACGGCCGGGAGGAGTACTACCTCAGGACGGCGGAGACGGTTCCGCTCGCGGTCGTCGTCTGTCTCGGGGTCGCGCACCTGTCGGGGCGGTCGCCGTCGGAACTCCCCCCGCTGGGCGAGGTCGTCGACGCCGACGCCCTCGACCGGGTCTTCGGCGGGTCCGGCCGGGGGAACCCCTCCGTCACGTTCACCTACGCCGACCACACCGTGACCGTGCTGAGCCGGCAGTACTGCCGGATCGTTCCACCGACCGAGCTACCGGTGGCCGGCGACGACGGCGTTGACCAACGCGCCGACGACCACCAGCGCGCTCCCGAAGAACAGCCACGTGACGAACAGGACGACGGCCCCGAGTAG
- a CDS encoding DUF7344 domain-containing protein: protein MTTTDPSDEAISDLIQALNSPRRRIVLAHLRKRDSPVPVAELADRVSDAEQESEREGRESSVVASLWHVHLPKLAGSGLIDVDRDAKTVALRSADGSLTATLDRFRELTATLDDRHAN, encoded by the coding sequence ATGACCACCACGGATCCGAGCGACGAGGCGATCAGTGACCTGATCCAAGCGCTGAACAGCCCCCGTCGGCGTATCGTCCTCGCCCACCTCCGGAAACGCGACAGTCCGGTCCCCGTCGCGGAACTCGCGGACCGGGTCAGCGACGCCGAGCAGGAAAGCGAGCGCGAGGGACGCGAGAGCTCCGTCGTCGCGTCGCTCTGGCACGTCCACCTCCCGAAACTCGCCGGGAGCGGACTGATCGACGTGGACAGGGACGCGAAGACGGTGGCGCTCCGCTCGGCCGACGGCTCGCTGACGGCGACGCTGGACCGGTTCCGGGAGCTGACGGCGACGCTGGACGACAGACACGCCAACTGA
- a CDS encoding winged helix-turn-helix transcriptional regulator, whose translation MTATYRAVLAVLVVAGVLTVTPVAATASVAPASPTNDSATSYRAVESNGADSQSYITVLTRQDTEFGDVVATAAGGPSSGSVVVGYSRFGDTDPLEHETRESLHERIAENPGTYVAELARRTDTHVSTVRYHVRVLVDEGLVERRSERGRTHLSPAGSDDGPAPAVEDGTRRSILDSLAQQGAATGEELSERLDLSKSTLSYHLQRLADDGLIAREEAGREVVNVLTATVDGTRATAQD comes from the coding sequence ATGACTGCAACGTACCGTGCGGTGCTCGCCGTGCTCGTGGTCGCGGGTGTCCTGACCGTCACACCGGTCGCCGCGACCGCGAGCGTCGCGCCAGCATCACCGACGAACGACAGCGCCACGTCGTACCGAGCTGTCGAGTCGAACGGGGCGGACAGTCAGAGCTACATCACCGTGTTGACGCGACAGGACACCGAGTTCGGTGACGTCGTCGCGACGGCGGCCGGCGGTCCGTCCAGCGGGTCCGTCGTCGTCGGCTACTCGCGGTTCGGCGACACCGATCCGCTCGAACACGAGACACGGGAGTCGCTCCACGAGCGGATCGCGGAGAACCCCGGGACCTACGTGGCCGAACTCGCCCGTCGGACGGACACCCACGTCTCGACGGTGCGGTACCACGTTCGCGTGCTCGTCGACGAAGGCCTGGTCGAGCGCCGGAGCGAACGCGGCCGGACACACCTGTCGCCGGCCGGGTCCGACGACGGCCCGGCCCCGGCCGTCGAGGACGGGACGCGACGGTCGATCCTCGACTCGCTGGCCCAGCAGGGCGCAGCGACGGGCGAGGAGCTGTCCGAGCGGCTCGACCTCTCGAAGAGCACGCTCTCGTACCACCTCCAGCGACTCGCGGACGACGGTCTGATCGCCCGCGAGGAGGCGGGGCGCGAAGTCGTCAACGTCCTGACGGCCACGGTCGACGGGACGCGCGCGACCGCCCAGGACTGA
- a CDS encoding DEAD/DEAH box helicase family protein, protein MLTLTFEAGTVRLDGGPGDLELSALPGVESDARSESARAPAHRYADLLAALDDRGVEYEDRVLDAPELSLSTAYELRDYQRAALDAWRAADDRGCLELPTGSGKTVIGVAAMVALGVPSLVVVPTIDLLDQWQRELEREFDRPIGRLGGGEQRVEAVTVATYDSAYLRADDLGDRFGLVVFDEVHHLGGEGYRDIARLLAAPARLGLTATFERPDGAHEAVADLVGPLVQGVAVDDLAGDHLADYDIKRIEVALTDEERERYEDHQGTFTDYLKRADIQLRSGSDYQELVKRSGTDPEARAALLAKQRAREVMMNAERKVDRLADILDRHRDDRVIVFTAHTDLVYRLSERFLLPAITHETSASERREVLSRFREGDYSRVVTANVLDEGVDVPDANVAVVLSGSGSEREFTQRLGRVLRPKADGSRALLYELVTAETAEERVARRRR, encoded by the coding sequence GTGCTCACCCTGACGTTCGAGGCGGGGACCGTCCGACTCGACGGCGGCCCCGGCGACCTCGAACTGTCGGCGCTGCCGGGCGTCGAGTCCGACGCTCGCTCGGAGAGCGCACGCGCACCGGCCCACCGATACGCGGACCTGCTCGCCGCGCTCGACGACCGCGGGGTCGAGTACGAGGACCGCGTCCTCGACGCCCCCGAGCTGTCGCTCTCGACGGCCTACGAACTCCGCGACTACCAGCGTGCGGCCCTCGACGCCTGGCGGGCGGCCGACGACCGCGGCTGTCTCGAACTGCCGACCGGGAGCGGCAAGACGGTCATCGGCGTCGCCGCGATGGTCGCGCTGGGCGTCCCGTCGCTGGTGGTCGTCCCGACGATCGACCTGCTGGACCAGTGGCAGCGGGAACTCGAACGGGAGTTCGACCGGCCGATCGGCCGCCTCGGCGGCGGCGAGCAGCGCGTCGAGGCCGTCACCGTCGCCACCTACGACTCGGCGTACCTCCGGGCCGACGACCTCGGGGACCGGTTCGGCCTCGTCGTCTTCGACGAGGTCCACCACCTCGGGGGCGAGGGGTACCGCGACATCGCCCGCCTGCTGGCCGCGCCGGCCCGCCTGGGCCTGACCGCCACGTTCGAGCGGCCCGACGGCGCACACGAGGCCGTCGCCGACCTCGTCGGGCCGCTGGTCCAGGGGGTCGCCGTCGACGACCTGGCCGGCGACCACCTCGCCGACTACGACATCAAGCGGATCGAGGTCGCGCTCACCGACGAGGAGCGCGAGCGCTACGAGGACCACCAGGGGACCTTCACCGACTACCTGAAGCGGGCGGACATCCAGTTGCGCTCGGGCAGCGACTACCAGGAACTGGTCAAGCGCTCGGGCACCGACCCCGAGGCACGGGCGGCGCTGCTGGCCAAGCAGCGCGCCCGCGAGGTGATGATGAACGCCGAGCGGAAGGTTGACCGGCTGGCCGACATCCTCGACCGCCACCGCGACGACCGGGTCATCGTCTTCACGGCCCACACCGACCTCGTCTACCGCCTCTCCGAGCGGTTCCTCCTGCCGGCTATCACCCACGAGACGAGCGCGAGCGAACGCCGCGAGGTCCTGTCGCGGTTCCGCGAGGGCGACTACTCCCGCGTGGTGACGGCGAACGTCCTGGACGAGGGCGTCGACGTCCCCGACGCCAACGTCGCCGTCGTCCTCTCGGGCAGCGGCTCGGAGCGGGAGTTCACGCAGCGGTTGGGTCGGGTGCTCCGTCCCAAGGCGGACGGGTCGCGGGCGCTGCTGTACGAACTCGTCACCGCCGAGACGGCCGAGGAACGGGTCGCACGGCGGCGGCGGTAG
- a CDS encoding helix-turn-helix transcriptional regulator, with protein MAGDTFSGPVLRDIVRKRSDVLDSLAAGPADKPALVDRVGVSRSTVDRAVDSLVEAGLIRRRDGRYHVTEQGRLALTTYEEYVERTDALAAAGPVLAGLPGDVSVDRRLVETGTVRIAEPHAPESAITEAVRELEAAQELFVFSPVVKSNYVRPVYEEVAERGLEATLVLEGGATESLASLAEVTGVVESLLAADSFSLYRTERDLPFMLYLMRGAESDAVGITVHEDGGIVGSVTSRDPDAVAWGRELFDEVLEDTDPVPSASLL; from the coding sequence ATGGCTGGTGACACTTTTTCGGGACCGGTGCTGCGAGACATCGTCCGGAAGCGGTCGGACGTCCTCGACAGCCTCGCGGCCGGTCCGGCGGACAAGCCAGCCCTCGTCGATCGGGTCGGCGTCTCGCGGTCGACGGTCGATCGCGCGGTCGACTCGCTCGTCGAGGCGGGGTTGATCCGGCGGCGGGACGGGCGCTATCACGTGACCGAACAGGGTCGGCTCGCACTCACGACGTACGAGGAGTACGTCGAGCGGACGGACGCGCTCGCGGCGGCCGGCCCGGTGCTGGCCGGGCTCCCCGGCGACGTGAGCGTCGACCGTCGCCTCGTCGAGACGGGGACCGTCCGGATCGCCGAGCCACACGCCCCGGAGAGCGCCATCACCGAGGCCGTGAGGGAACTCGAGGCGGCACAGGAGCTGTTCGTGTTCTCGCCGGTCGTGAAGTCCAACTACGTCAGGCCGGTCTACGAGGAGGTCGCCGAGCGCGGGCTGGAGGCGACGCTGGTCCTCGAAGGCGGCGCGACCGAGTCGCTGGCCTCGCTCGCGGAAGTGACGGGGGTCGTCGAGTCGCTGCTGGCCGCCGACTCGTTCTCGCTGTACCGGACCGAACGGGACTTGCCCTTTATGCTGTACCTGATGCGCGGGGCGGAGTCGGACGCGGTCGGGATCACGGTCCACGAGGACGGCGGCATCGTCGGGTCGGTGACCAGTCGGGACCCCGACGCCGTGGCCTGGGGCCGCGAGTTGTTCGACGAGGTCCTCGAGGACACCGACCCGGTCCCGTCGGCGTCGCTCCTGTGA
- a CDS encoding WD40/YVTN/BNR-like repeat-containing protein produces MQDCTNATRRTVLKSLGGAAAAGLAVGGVGTAAATGWESVETPIDRDVNDVVYSAAGAYAVAGGGIIVERTDEGWQTVLRGGVGGNGNGLTGASVTDDGERLWVVGKSGAIGEYDVSTGSLNDFSAPNDVTNNFNGVAVTGEAGEANVYVAGDSGKIYYSFDNGETFDQVTPGSGSEINAIDFYGPRAGHAVDGNQVVFETDDGSSYDRIGLQDANVNLYGVDADGADDVWVAGGGGMVFHYDGAGWTPADTGDADLRDVEVDDGAGYTVGGGGKVYALSGGVWSPQQTPTGANLEAVAIGPVDVAVGASGVVLEK; encoded by the coding sequence ATGCAGGACTGCACGAACGCGACCCGACGGACAGTGCTCAAGTCGCTCGGCGGAGCCGCGGCGGCCGGCCTCGCGGTCGGCGGCGTCGGCACGGCGGCGGCCACCGGCTGGGAGTCGGTCGAGACCCCCATCGACCGCGACGTCAACGACGTCGTCTACTCCGCGGCCGGGGCCTACGCCGTCGCCGGCGGCGGCATCATCGTCGAGCGGACCGACGAGGGCTGGCAGACGGTCCTCCGGGGCGGTGTCGGTGGCAACGGCAACGGACTCACCGGCGCGAGCGTGACCGACGACGGCGAGCGTCTCTGGGTCGTCGGCAAGAGCGGAGCCATCGGCGAGTACGACGTCAGCACCGGCTCGCTGAACGACTTCTCGGCCCCCAACGACGTGACCAACAACTTCAACGGCGTCGCCGTCACCGGCGAGGCCGGCGAGGCCAACGTCTACGTCGCCGGCGACTCCGGGAAGATCTACTACTCCTTCGACAACGGCGAGACGTTCGACCAGGTCACGCCGGGCTCGGGCTCCGAGATCAACGCCATCGACTTCTACGGCCCCCGTGCTGGCCACGCCGTGGACGGCAATCAGGTCGTCTTCGAGACGGATGACGGCAGCAGCTACGATCGCATCGGCCTCCAGGACGCGAACGTGAACCTCTACGGCGTCGACGCCGACGGCGCGGACGACGTGTGGGTCGCCGGCGGTGGCGGGATGGTGTTCCACTACGACGGTGCCGGGTGGACGCCGGCCGACACCGGCGACGCCGACCTGCGCGACGTCGAAGTCGACGACGGTGCCGGCTACACGGTCGGCGGCGGCGGGAAGGTGTACGCGCTCTCGGGCGGCGTCTGGAGCCCCCAACAGACGCCGACCGGCGCGAACCTCGAAGCCGTCGCCATCGGCCCGGTCGACGTCGCCGTCGGCGCGAGCGGCGTCGTCCTGGAGAAGTAA